CATTTGATTGACCACAACATGCTTCTTTGTGTTGTTCTGTTCTTCTATATAATCTGAGTAAATATCTGTGAATAGTTGATAGGTCGATAAAGATAACTGGATAGGTCGTAATGGGTGTGGGGTCACATATAGAGTTACCAAAGTTTTTAGCTTTGTCATTAAAAAATCAGGGCTTACTACTTTTCCATACTTCGGCAAACTTAGATTTGTTTCATAAGTTTCCTCGTAAATTAACGAGGAATTTGGAAAATACTTGAATTCAGTTTCCGTTTCGTTCCTATCAGTCCCAGGAGCATCATAAAAGTGAACATAAAACCAGCTTGTTCCTGGTTCATAGAAATCACCTCCCCAATGGGAAACATTTTTTCTTAGAAAAAGATATGACCCTTTAGTTACCCTGTACTCCATCCCATCTTCAATTACATGAATACTTCCTTTTACTACAAAAATAAAGACATGTATATTTTTCATTTTTCGATCAGGATGACGAAATATTCCTTTTTCATCATGCATGAAACCT
This Neobacillus sp. YX16 DNA region includes the following protein-coding sequences:
- a CDS encoding AraC family transcriptional regulator, whose amino-acid sequence is MHTIHLTSYSLPLVRELGFMHDEKGIFRHPDRKMKNIHVFIFVVKGSIHVIEDGMEYRVTKGSYLFLRKNVSHWGGDFYEPGTSWFYVHFYDAPGTDRNETETEFKYFPNSSLIYEETYETNLSLPKYGKVVSPDFLMTKLKTLVTLYVTPHPLRPIQLSLSTYQLFTDIYSDYIEEQNNTKKHVVVNQMIKILKNAPDEKLTGEEIADILGMNYAYLCTLFKKHTGKSVKRYQNELIIEKAVELFKRNAGNVSEISDALGFSNPFYFSRVFKKITGVSPTTFISENYKY